The Mycolicibacterium parafortuitum nucleotide sequence GTCGGGGAAGATCAGTACGGTCGCGCGCCCGGCCACCGGGGAGTCCGGCATCTTCGTCTCGGCGACCGACGGTTCGACCGCGGCGTCGTACTGGATCGGGCCCTCCACCGGCAGGTCGGGTTCCCGGGAGCGCACGAGTTCGGTTGCCTCCCGGACCTTGTCGACGTCTGCTCCGGTGCCGGATGTGCCGGTGGAGTACGACAGCATCGCGACTCGGGGCTCGATTCCGAACCGCGCCGCGGTGCGTGCCGAGGAGATCGCGATGTCGGCGAGTTGTTCGGCGGTCGGGTCGGGCACGATCGCGCAGTCGCCGTAGGCGAGCACCTCGTGGGCCAGGCACATCAGGAAGATGCTGGAGACCGTGGAGACACCGGGCACGGTGCGGATGATCTCGAACGCGGGCCGGATGGTGTGCGCGGTGGTGTGCCGGGCGCCCGAGACCATGCCGTCGACCATGTCGTTGTGCACCAGCATGGTGCCGAAATACGAGACATCATGCATGATCTCGCGGGCACGGTCGACGGTGACGCCCTTGTGCTTGCGCAACTCGGCGTACTGCTCGGCGAACCGGTCGCACAGCTCGCTGGTCTTCGGGTTCAGCACGTCGGCCGCCGAAAGGTCCACGCCGAGTTCGGCGGCGCGGGCCCGCACCTGGTTCTCCTCGCCGAGGATGGTCAGCTCCGCCACCGAGCGTTGCAGCAGCCGGCCCGCGGCCTTCAGGATCCGGTCGTCGTCGCCTTCGGGCAGCACGATCCGTTTGCGGTCCGCACGGGCCCGGTCCAGCAGCTGGTAGGTGAACATCTGCGGGGTGACCACGGACGGGATCGGGATGGACAGCTGCGTCAGCAGATCCGCGGTGTCGACGTGTTCGTCCATCAGCGTCAGCGCGGTGTCGATCTTGCGCTGGGACGACGAGGTCACCCGGCCGCGGGTCGCGGCGACCCGGCTGGCCGTCTCGAAGGTGCCCAGGCCCGTCGCGATGATCGGCAGTCGCTGCCCCAGCCCCGAGACGAGTTTGTCGATCGCCGGGTGCAGCGCGAGGCCGCCGTTGAGGATCACCGCGGACAGCGACGGGAACCCGTCGGCCGAGTGGGCGGACAGAACGGCGAGCAGGACATCGGAGCGGTCGCCGGGGGTGATCACGGCGACGCCCTCGGTCAGGCGTTCGAGCACGTGTTCGGCCGTCATCCCGGCCACCAGCACGTCGAGCACCTCACGGTGCAGCATCTCCTTGTCGCCCTGCACCACGGTGCCGTCGACGGCGACCCGCAGTTCGGCCACCGACGGCGCGACCAGCAGGGGCTCCTCGGGTAGCACGTAGCTGCGCGGTTCGATCCGCTGCAGCGCCGCGCGCACCTCGGCCAGCTGGGCCGGGTCGCATCGGTTGGCGACCACGGCCGCGGTGTGGGCGTGCTGCTCGGCGATCTCGGCGACACAGACCTCGGCGACCTGGGCGACCCGCTCGGGTGTGCGCCCCTGCGCCTTCACCGCGAGTACCACCGGGGCGCCCAGGTTGGCGGCGATGCGCGCGTTGACCGAAAGCTCGCTGGGCGCGGCGACGTCGGTGTAGTCGCTGCCGACCACCAGCACCGCGTCGCACTGGTCGGCGACGCGGTGGTAGCGGTCGACGATCTCTGCGAGCGCTGCGTCGAAGTCCTCGTGGAGCTGCTGGTAGGTGACGCCGACGCAGTCCTCGTACGGCAGGCCGGCGGTGGTGTGGTCGAGCAGCATCTCCAGGATGTAGTCGCGGTCCTCGCCGTCGTCGCGGGTGATGGGCCGGAACACCCCGACCCTGGCGACGTTCGCCGCGAGCCGGTGCAGAATGCCCAGCGCGATGGTCGATTTCCCGGTGTCGCCCTCGGGCGACGCCACATAGATGGCGGAGATGGTCGCCTTCGCAGCTTCAGGCACAGCTCAAGCGTGCCAAAGTCTGCCGCGCACCGCACCATCCGCCCGGCAGGTGCAGATATGGCAAAAGTACTCGAGTCCCATCCGAGACAGTTTCGTTACACGTTCACGCGATGTGAGCAATTCCATAGACTCAAATTGACAAACTCGACAAAACTTGTTGCGGTCAAAAGAGCAGGCATGACATGATCTCTAACCACCACACCTCGCGGAAATCGGCGGCCGATGACAACTACAGCAAATTTTGAGCGTTCCGTAGGCGTTCTAGGCAATGCCGATACGCTCACAATCAGCAACGCGTTGCACCGGACGAATCGGGCCAGGCAACGGATCCAGATCCGGTGGGGGTACCGGAGCCGCCTGCTGGCCGTCGTAGCTCTGGTCGCGATCGCGTACGGCTCGGACTACGTTCACCTCGTCGGCGACGCGCTGGCCGGGTCCCGCACTCCGTTGCTGGCGCTGACCCCGCTGCTCGCATTGCTGGTGGCCACCGGCTACCGCCGGCCGCCCGACGGCGTGAACGACAACGAGTCCGACTGGTTGTTCGTCGCAATCCTGGGGATCATCGGCTTCGCCGGCATCGCACTGGTCACCGCGCGGTTCGAGGCGCTCGCCGCGGTGTGGCGGCTGGATCTGATGGGCGCGGTGCTCTGGGCTGTCTGCGCGTCGGTCATCCTGCTCGGAGCCCGGCACACCCAGCGGATGTGGCGAGTGTGGTTGTTCGCGGCGATCAGTGCGACCCCGGTGCCGTTCACCCTCGCCGCGGGCGCGCTCGGCGGCTCGGACACCGCCAACGTCGCCGTGAGCGTGTGCTTCGGCGCCACGGCGGTGTATCTGGCCGGGGCGCGGGCACCGCGGCCGAAGCGGCTGCTGGCCGCCGCTGCGTCGCTGGCACTCGGCTGGCTCACGGCAACCCTGCTGATCGACGCGCTGCCGCTGTTCGGTGTCACCGCGATCGCCGCGCTCGGGGTACCGGTGCTCGTCCACGTCGGTATGCGCCGGTGGATCGGCACCGGGGCCGATACGGGCCCGCTGGAGTCCTACCCGGCCCGGTCGTGGCGCTCGCTGCTCGCACTGCCCGTGCTGGCGCTGGTGGTCGGGTTCGCGCACACCTCCGCACCGACGGACACCGAGCCGCCGGTTGCCCAGGCCGACTGGGTGCGCTCGGCGGGTCTGTTCGACGCCCGCGAGCTCAGCGAAGTCCAGCACTACCTTGGTGGTGACGCCGACTACGTCCGGTACGCGGTGCCCGCCGGCGCCGGGATGCCCGCCGCCGCCGTCGACGTGATCACCATGCCCAGCCTCGCGGCGCTGCACGACCACCACAGCACCGTCTGGTACCCGACGACGCGCCCGCTGAACTTCACCGCGGCACCGCCGCTGACGGCCGGGGCGCCGGTCGAGGTGCGTGCCGTCTACAGCAACGCCGACACCGCGATCGACAGCACCACCCCGCACTGGTACGCGCTGACCTGGGACTGGCACAGCGACGCCGGCTACCAGCGGGTCACCGTCGTGGTGAACCAGGACACCGCGGGCGGCGAACCGCCCGCCCCGCAGCCGATGACTGTCACCGACACCCTGGTCAGCCCCGCCCTGTGGATCGGCAGGCAGCAGGCCGAGGGGCAGGGCCGCGTCGACGACCTCGTGGTGCGCCGAGCCACCGAGGTCGCTGACAGCCTGCTGGCGCACCTCGTCACCCGTGCATAGCTACACCCCAGGAAGTCAACTACCCGAACACTTCTCGGCGCGGAAGGTTTTCGACGGGGCGTTCCTGCTCGTCGGCGGCGCCGCGCTCGCGGCAGGCGTCGTGGCCGCGTTTCTGGCACCCGAGGCCGTCCTGCCGATAGTGACCACCGTGCTCGCGGCGCTGTATCTGGCCTCGACGATCGACCGGCACTGGCTGCTGCTGCGGGGACTGCGGGCGCCGAGCATGATCACCATCAGCGACGAGCGGGCGCGCGCGATCCCCGACGACGAGCTGCCCGTGTACACGGTGCTGCTGCCGGTCTACAACGAGCCTTCGATCGTGCACAACCTGATCGAAGGCGTCGGCAGACTCGAATATCCGAAGGACAAGCTGGAGATCCTGCTCCTCGTCGAGGAGGACGACATCGCGACGCAGCGCGCGATGGAGGGCGTCGAACTCGAATCGGTTCGGGTGGTGCGGGTGCCGCACAGCGAACCGAAGACCAAACCCAAGGCGTGCAACTACGGGATGGCCTCCCCCGGACTGCGCGGCGAGATGGTCACCATCTACGACGCCGAGGACATTCCCGATCCCCTCCAGCTGCGCAAGGCCGTCGCGGCCTTCGCCGATCTGCCGCCCCAAGTCGGGTGCCTGCAGGCCAGGCTCGGTTACTTCAACGAGAAGCAGAACCTGCTGACGCGCTGGTTCTCCCTGGAGTACGACCAGTGGTTCGGAATCATGCTGCCCGCGGTGCAGGCCGCCGGGTGTGTGATCCCGCTGGGCGGTACCTCCAACCACATGCACACCGGCGTGCTGCGCGCCATCGGCGGCTGGGACGAGTTCAACGTCACCGAGGACGCCGACCTGGGGGTCCGGCTCGCCCGGCATGGCTACCACACCCGGATCCTGGACTCGGTGACCCTCGAAGAGGCGAACTCCGATGTGCTGAACTGGATTCGGCAGCGCTCCCGGTGGTACAAGGGCTACCTGCAGACGATGCTCGTGCACCTGCGCCAGCCGGTGACCCTGTGGTCCGAGATCGGCGGCAAGGGCATCCTGCGGTTGATCAACATGACCGGTGCGGTGCCTATCGTCAACGTGATCAACCTGCTGTTCTGGTCCACGATGGCGACCTGGGTCCTCGGACGGCCCCATCTGATCGAGATGGCGTTCCCGTCGCTGACCTACTACACCTACCTCGTCATGTACCTTGTGGGAGCGCCACTTTCGGTCTACATCGGATTGATCGTCGTACAACGGCTGGACAAACCGTATCTGTGGTGGGCAGCGGCGCTGATCCCGCTGTACTGGATGCTGCAGTCGATCGCCGCGATGAAGGCGATCTTCCAGCTGCTGACCCGACCTCACTTCTGGGAGAAGACCGTGCACGGACTGTCCTCGACTCATCCCGCGCCGCTGGCGCACAGCGGGAGGGAACTCTGATGCCCGACTGGCGTTCCGCAGCCGCGTCCGTCCTCGTCGCCGGCGCGCTGGCACTCGGCGGCGGCATCCCGCACGCGTCCGCGGCGCCGCCCGAGCGCAACGCCGCGACACCGGCACCGCCGCGCGAGATCTCGTGGACCCAGCTGGGTCTGCCCCGAGAACTGGCGCTCACCGGGGCCAACCATCTGACCGAGGTGTCGGTGCCCGTGCCCACCGGTGTGACGCCCGCGGTGCTCACCGGCCTGATCGGCTCGGTGGTCAACACCACCGACGCGCGGCTCGACGTCCTCGATTCCCGCGGCGTCACGCTGGCCAGCGTCAAGGTCGGCGGCAACTCGACCACGACACCGCTGCGCGTCGACATGTCCAGGGCCGCAGTGGTCGACGGCAGGGCGCCGCTGAGGTTCGCGATCCGGGACGCCGGCACGTCCGCCGACAGCTGCACCCGCCCGCCGTCACTGGTGGTCAGTGAACTGGCCAGCGCCTATTCCCGGGCCACCCCGGACCCGACCACGGTGGCCGATTTCCTGCCCGCGTTCATCGACGGCATCACCATCCACGTCGGCCCGAACCCGACGGACGCCCAGACCCAGG carries:
- a CDS encoding glycosyltransferase, which gives rise to MHSYTPGSQLPEHFSARKVFDGAFLLVGGAALAAGVVAAFLAPEAVLPIVTTVLAALYLASTIDRHWLLLRGLRAPSMITISDERARAIPDDELPVYTVLLPVYNEPSIVHNLIEGVGRLEYPKDKLEILLLVEEDDIATQRAMEGVELESVRVVRVPHSEPKTKPKACNYGMASPGLRGEMVTIYDAEDIPDPLQLRKAVAAFADLPPQVGCLQARLGYFNEKQNLLTRWFSLEYDQWFGIMLPAVQAAGCVIPLGGTSNHMHTGVLRAIGGWDEFNVTEDADLGVRLARHGYHTRILDSVTLEEANSDVLNWIRQRSRWYKGYLQTMLVHLRQPVTLWSEIGGKGILRLINMTGAVPIVNVINLLFWSTMATWVLGRPHLIEMAFPSLTYYTYLVMYLVGAPLSVYIGLIVVQRLDKPYLWWAAALIPLYWMLQSIAAMKAIFQLLTRPHFWEKTVHGLSSTHPAPLAHSGREL
- the pta gene encoding phosphate acetyltransferase; translation: MPEAAKATISAIYVASPEGDTGKSTIALGILHRLAANVARVGVFRPITRDDGEDRDYILEMLLDHTTAGLPYEDCVGVTYQQLHEDFDAALAEIVDRYHRVADQCDAVLVVGSDYTDVAAPSELSVNARIAANLGAPVVLAVKAQGRTPERVAQVAEVCVAEIAEQHAHTAAVVANRCDPAQLAEVRAALQRIEPRSYVLPEEPLLVAPSVAELRVAVDGTVVQGDKEMLHREVLDVLVAGMTAEHVLERLTEGVAVITPGDRSDVLLAVLSAHSADGFPSLSAVILNGGLALHPAIDKLVSGLGQRLPIIATGLGTFETASRVAATRGRVTSSSQRKIDTALTLMDEHVDTADLLTQLSIPIPSVVTPQMFTYQLLDRARADRKRIVLPEGDDDRILKAAGRLLQRSVAELTILGEENQVRARAAELGVDLSAADVLNPKTSELCDRFAEQYAELRKHKGVTVDRAREIMHDVSYFGTMLVHNDMVDGMVSGARHTTAHTIRPAFEIIRTVPGVSTVSSIFLMCLAHEVLAYGDCAIVPDPTAEQLADIAISSARTAARFGIEPRVAMLSYSTGTSGTGADVDKVREATELVRSREPDLPVEGPIQYDAAVEPSVAETKMPDSPVAGRATVLIFPDLNTGNNTYKAVQRSAGAIAIGPVLQGLNKPVNDLSRGALVEDIVNTVAITAIQAQGDPR